A genomic segment from Cyanobium sp. NIES-981 encodes:
- a CDS encoding methyltransferase encodes MSDPDPSAILAIASGYGVSKALLTAVGLGLHTRLAAGPMTCEAIAAAFGLQPRPACDFLDLLVSVDMLAREGDGPQALYGNTPATARFLDRGQPEYIGGLPEIWELRDYRFWADLTEALRTGLPQNEAKHAGTPFFEAVYRDPERLEAFMNAMNGSSLRNFQALARAFPFGSYDTLTDIGGADALLCREVAAVHPAIHCVSFDLPPVTRIAERRIATAGLGERIRALSGDFFEDPWPPAQLIAMGMILHDWNLERKQTLIRRAFEALPEGGALIVIEAFIDDARRHNTFGLFMSLMMLIEFGDAFDFTAAEFRQWCSEAGFSRFETIPLEGPSSAVVAYKDPR; translated from the coding sequence GTGAGCGACCCTGATCCCTCGGCCATCCTGGCCATCGCCAGCGGTTATGGCGTGTCCAAGGCGCTGCTGACGGCCGTGGGGCTGGGGCTGCACACACGGCTGGCGGCCGGGCCGATGACCTGCGAAGCGATCGCCGCCGCCTTTGGACTGCAGCCCCGGCCTGCCTGCGACTTCCTCGATCTGCTGGTGTCGGTGGACATGCTGGCCCGCGAGGGCGACGGGCCCCAGGCGCTGTACGGCAACACGCCAGCCACGGCGCGCTTTCTGGATCGCGGCCAGCCGGAGTACATCGGCGGGCTGCCCGAGATCTGGGAGCTGCGCGACTACCGCTTCTGGGCCGACCTCACCGAGGCCCTGCGCACCGGCCTGCCCCAGAACGAGGCCAAGCATGCCGGCACGCCGTTCTTCGAGGCGGTGTACCGCGATCCGGAGCGGCTGGAAGCCTTCATGAACGCCATGAACGGCTCCTCCCTCCGCAATTTTCAGGCCCTGGCGCGGGCGTTCCCCTTCGGCTCCTACGACACGCTCACCGACATCGGCGGAGCCGATGCGCTGCTGTGCCGTGAAGTGGCCGCCGTGCACCCAGCCATCCACTGCGTGAGCTTCGATCTACCCCCCGTGACGCGGATCGCCGAGCGCCGCATCGCCACAGCCGGCCTGGGGGAGCGGATCCGCGCCTTGAGCGGCGATTTCTTTGAGGATCCCTGGCCGCCGGCGCAGCTGATCGCGATGGGGATGATCCTGCACGACTGGAACCTGGAGCGGAAACAGACCCTCATCCGCAGGGCCTTCGAGGCGTTGCCGGAAGGGGGAGCGCTGATCGTGATCGAGGCGTTCATCGACGACGCCCGCCGCCACAACACCTTCGGGCTCTTTATGTCGCTGATGATGCTGATCGAGTTCGGCGACGCCTTCGACTTCACCGCGGCCGAGTTCCGCCAGTGGTGCTCCGAGGCCGGCTTCAGCCGCTTCGAGACGATCCCGCTGGAGGGGCCCTCCAGTGCCGTGGTGGCCTACAAGGATCCGCGCTGA
- a CDS encoding FAD-dependent monooxygenase has protein sequence MSTTLPSQTAVLVVGAGPTGLLLAGELQRRGVPTLLIDARAEALHWDRATVIHAQSLELFEALGLEQAFLAAGCRQRRILIHADGRRLGEVDLAASGSRYGFNLGLSEEVTESILTGHLERHGGTVQRSCRLLGLEPSGDGVRATLACGEQEHRVEARWLVGCDGLRSTTRQLSGIGFEGQAIARSWAVFDAAVEGWADAYEANAAFLDTAPLILTALPGQRWGGYMRPASEQGDLVEEATAVLRRYLPEARFRDVENPTRFHCHTRVASRFRAGPVFVAGDAAHVCSPAKGHGMNCGLQDAANLAWKLALVHHGVAAPALLDSYEQERRPAAVEFTHSSEAADQAQLLEGRGERTARDEAIATTLADPAACRQEAVAEAELNVSYAGSAITAGPADPPLGAGQRLPTTIPLPPGAGAAHLHQLTHRRGHTLLLLAGPQADPAALAALRAQLEPDPGTSPLVEAVETIGLEENSGLGLAPLTLLAVRPDGFIGLRAETDHQEALRRYRRRVLG, from the coding sequence ATGTCGACAACGCTGCCCTCCCAGACCGCCGTGCTCGTGGTGGGTGCCGGCCCCACAGGGCTGCTGCTGGCGGGGGAGCTGCAGCGTCGCGGGGTGCCCACCCTGCTGATCGACGCCCGCGCCGAGGCGCTGCACTGGGACCGCGCCACGGTGATCCATGCGCAGTCGCTGGAGCTGTTCGAGGCCCTGGGGCTGGAGCAGGCCTTTCTGGCCGCCGGCTGCCGCCAGCGCCGGATCCTGATCCATGCCGACGGCCGCCGGCTGGGGGAGGTGGACCTGGCCGCCAGCGGCAGCCGCTACGGCTTCAACCTCGGCCTCTCGGAGGAGGTGACCGAGTCGATCCTCACGGGCCATCTCGAGCGCCACGGCGGCACGGTGCAGCGCTCCTGCCGGCTGCTGGGTCTGGAGCCCAGTGGCGACGGCGTGCGCGCCACGCTCGCCTGCGGCGAGCAGGAGCACCGCGTGGAGGCCCGCTGGCTGGTGGGCTGCGACGGCCTGCGCAGCACCACCCGCCAGCTGAGTGGCATCGGCTTCGAGGGCCAGGCCATTGCCCGCTCCTGGGCCGTGTTCGACGCCGCGGTGGAGGGCTGGGCTGATGCCTACGAGGCCAACGCGGCCTTTCTTGACACCGCGCCGTTGATCCTCACGGCCCTGCCCGGCCAGCGCTGGGGGGGGTACATGCGGCCCGCCTCCGAGCAGGGCGATCTGGTGGAGGAGGCCACCGCCGTGCTGCGCCGCTACCTGCCGGAGGCCCGCTTCCGGGATGTGGAGAACCCGACCCGCTTCCACTGCCACACCCGGGTGGCCAGCCGCTTCCGGGCGGGGCCGGTGTTCGTGGCCGGCGATGCCGCCCACGTGTGTTCGCCCGCCAAGGGCCACGGCATGAACTGCGGCCTGCAGGATGCCGCCAACCTGGCCTGGAAGCTGGCCCTGGTGCATCACGGTGTGGCGGCGCCGGCCCTGCTCGACAGCTATGAGCAGGAGCGCCGGCCCGCGGCCGTGGAGTTCACCCACTCCAGCGAGGCCGCCGACCAGGCCCAGCTGCTCGAGGGCCGCGGCGAGCGCACTGCCCGCGATGAGGCGATCGCCACGACGCTGGCCGATCCGGCGGCCTGCCGGCAGGAGGCCGTGGCGGAAGCGGAGCTGAATGTGAGCTACGCCGGCTCGGCGATCACCGCCGGCCCCGCCGACCCACCCCTCGGCGCAGGCCAGCGGCTGCCCACCACGATCCCCTTGCCGCCCGGAGCCGGTGCCGCCCATCTGCACCAGCTCACCCACCGGCGCGGCCACACCCTGCTGCTGCTGGCCGGCCCCCAGGCCGATCCGGCGGCGCTCGCAGCGCTGCGGGCCCAGCTGGAGCCCGATCCGGGGACTTCACCGCTGGTGGAAGCCGTGGAGACCATCGGGCTGGAGGAGAACTCCGGCCTGGGCCTCGCCCCCCTCACCCTGCTGGCGGTGCGGCCCGACGGCTTCATCGGCCTGCGGGCCGAGACCGACCACCAGGAGGCGCTGCGGCGCTACCGGCGACGGGTGCTGGGCTGA
- a CDS encoding AAA family ATPase gives MTIRHLAVSGYRSLQNVVLPLDRLTLVTGGNGSGKSNLYRALRLIVAAARGELVGALAREGGLPAALWAGPERLSREMRQGEQPVQGGPRQQPVRLRLGFAAEPFSYAIELGYPQERQTAFALDPALKGEWIWAGGSFHPRAVLGSTRGQVDPDRSLFQSGADPQEQPEVHVLREQILSWRFYDSFRIDAGAPARQPRVGTRCFALAGDGGDLPAAVQTILESGDGEGLQQAIADAFPGSHLSVSTEAGLFRLRFHQPGLLRPLDASELSDGTLRYLLLTVALFSPRLPPLLVLNEPESSLHPDLLAPLARLIRAAAQRTQVWVIAHAPELIGGLAGRERCRHVQLQRELGATVVQGQSTLERGAWRWPG, from the coding sequence GTGACGATCCGCCATCTCGCCGTGAGCGGCTACCGCTCCCTGCAGAACGTGGTGCTGCCGCTGGACCGGCTGACGCTGGTGACGGGGGGCAACGGCAGCGGCAAGAGCAACCTCTACCGGGCCCTGCGGCTGATCGTGGCCGCCGCCCGCGGCGAGCTGGTGGGGGCCCTGGCCCGCGAGGGGGGCCTGCCGGCGGCGCTGTGGGCCGGTCCGGAACGGCTGAGCCGGGAGATGCGGCAGGGCGAGCAGCCTGTGCAGGGCGGCCCGCGCCAGCAACCGGTGCGGCTGCGTCTGGGCTTCGCGGCCGAGCCCTTCTCCTATGCGATCGAGCTGGGTTACCCCCAGGAGCGGCAGACGGCCTTCGCGCTCGATCCGGCCCTGAAGGGCGAATGGATCTGGGCCGGCGGCAGCTTCCATCCCCGCGCCGTGCTCGGCAGCACCCGGGGGCAGGTCGATCCCGACCGGAGCCTGTTCCAGAGCGGCGCCGACCCACAGGAGCAGCCCGAGGTGCATGTGCTGCGCGAGCAGATCCTGAGCTGGCGCTTCTACGACAGCTTCCGCATCGATGCCGGCGCGCCGGCACGCCAACCACGGGTGGGCACACGCTGCTTCGCCCTGGCGGGCGACGGCGGCGACCTGCCGGCGGCGGTGCAGACGATCCTGGAGAGCGGTGACGGTGAGGGATTGCAGCAGGCGATCGCGGATGCCTTCCCCGGCTCTCATCTGAGCGTGAGCACGGAGGCGGGGCTGTTCCGGCTGCGCTTCCATCAGCCGGGTCTGCTGCGGCCGCTGGACGCCTCGGAACTGTCGGACGGCACGCTGCGCTACCTGCTGCTGACGGTGGCGCTGTTCAGCCCGCGCCTGCCGCCCCTGCTGGTGCTCAACGAACCGGAGAGCAGCCTCCACCCCGATCTGCTGGCGCCGCTGGCGCGGCTGATCAGGGCCGCGGCGCAGCGCACCCAGGTGTGGGTGATCGCCCATGCCCCGGAGCTGATCGGCGGGCTGGCCGGACGCGAGCGTTGCCGCCACGTGCAGCTGCAGCGGGAACTCGGGGCAACGGTGGTGCAGGGGCAGTCCACCCTGGAGCGGGGCGCCTGGCGCTGGCCGGGGTGA
- a CDS encoding SDR family NAD(P)-dependent oxidoreductase: protein MPGVLEGAVALVTGASRGIGRGIAVGLGEAGATVVVTGRSLQPDGTTDPVGGSLAETCAAVEAAGGRCRPVAVDHTDDAQVEALFARIRQDFDGRLDVLVNNVYGGVRALRESMGQPFWEADPGLWDACNGVGLRSHYIASVHAAQLMVPRRCGLICTISSWGGLFPLFNAAYGTGKAACDRLAAEMAAELRPHGVTSLALWPGIVGTEHIRELAEESRESGSRDRAIQALASQANWETPLLSGRVIAALAADPDLLRRSGTVGIVAELAATYGVVDAEGRRPASLRSLRAVLPAVVPALASRAGWIPDLRVPWWLLLLAGRRAPRF, encoded by the coding sequence ATGCCGGGGGTGCTGGAGGGCGCGGTGGCGCTGGTGACCGGAGCCAGCCGGGGCATCGGTCGGGGGATTGCCGTGGGATTGGGGGAGGCTGGCGCCACGGTGGTGGTCACCGGCCGCAGCCTGCAGCCGGATGGAACCACCGATCCGGTGGGGGGAAGCCTCGCCGAGACCTGCGCGGCCGTTGAAGCAGCTGGAGGCCGCTGCCGGCCTGTCGCTGTGGATCACACCGACGACGCTCAGGTGGAGGCCCTGTTCGCACGCATCAGGCAGGACTTCGACGGCCGGCTGGATGTGCTGGTGAACAACGTCTACGGCGGGGTGCGGGCACTGCGCGAGTCGATGGGCCAGCCCTTCTGGGAGGCGGATCCCGGCCTCTGGGATGCCTGCAATGGGGTGGGGCTGCGCAGCCACTACATCGCTTCGGTGCATGCCGCGCAGCTGATGGTGCCGCGGCGGTGCGGCCTGATCTGCACGATCTCGTCGTGGGGAGGGCTGTTCCCCCTGTTCAATGCGGCCTACGGCACGGGCAAGGCCGCCTGCGACCGCCTGGCGGCCGAGATGGCTGCGGAACTGCGGCCCCATGGCGTGACCTCCCTGGCTCTGTGGCCCGGCATCGTCGGTACCGAGCACATCCGGGAGCTGGCCGAGGAGAGCCGGGAGTCGGGGTCGAGGGACCGCGCCATCCAGGCGCTGGCGAGCCAGGCCAACTGGGAAACCCCGTTGCTGAGCGGGCGTGTGATCGCGGCGCTGGCTGCAGACCCCGATCTGCTGCGCCGATCCGGCACGGTGGGAATCGTCGCGGAACTGGCGGCCACCTATGGGGTGGTGGATGCGGAGGGGCGCCGACCTGCCTCGCTGCGCTCGTTGCGGGCCGTGCTGCCCGCTGTGGTGCCCGCGCTGGCCTCGCGAGCCGGATGGATTCCCGATCTGCGGGTGCCCTGGTGGTTGCTGCTGCTCGCCGGTCGCCGGGCCCCGCGATTCTGA
- a CDS encoding class I SAM-dependent methyltransferase, with product MRFSRILSFGRTGEELLRILALQPATLNGLRVLDCPGGPGSLSSSLRCHGALPTAVDPAYALPREHLEAQTLRDIQAVADQLDDDPIFRDDFDKTSYLASKRQAYRQFLDDRQAHPGDYIAAALPDLPFADQSFDLVVSCSLLFSYAPAADGGLLEGPGLDLAWHRSALRELMRVTASEIRVYPAHTQFGAEAVIHPFVEPLLTSLQPGWTARLFHAGCHQGLRGDTVGLVFQRARK from the coding sequence ATGCGCTTCTCCCGGATCCTCAGCTTCGGCCGCACCGGCGAGGAGCTGTTGCGGATCCTGGCGCTCCAGCCCGCCACACTGAACGGGCTGCGCGTTCTCGACTGCCCAGGCGGGCCCGGTTCCCTCAGCAGCAGCCTGCGGTGCCACGGCGCCCTTCCCACCGCCGTGGACCCTGCCTATGCGCTCCCCCGCGAGCACCTGGAGGCTCAAACCCTGCGTGATATCCAGGCGGTGGCCGATCAGCTCGACGATGATCCGATCTTCCGGGACGACTTCGACAAGACCAGCTACCTCGCCTCGAAACGGCAGGCCTACCGCCAGTTCCTTGACGACCGCCAGGCCCATCCCGGCGATTACATCGCGGCCGCACTGCCGGATCTGCCCTTCGCCGATCAGAGCTTCGACCTTGTGGTGAGCTGCAGCCTGCTGTTCTCCTACGCGCCAGCAGCCGATGGGGGGCTGCTCGAAGGACCCGGCCTGGATCTGGCCTGGCACCGCAGCGCCCTACGGGAGCTGATGCGGGTCACCGCCAGCGAGATTCGGGTGTATCCAGCCCACACGCAGTTCGGGGCCGAGGCCGTGATTCATCCCTTCGTGGAGCCGCTGCTCACCAGCCTCCAGCCCGGCTGGACGGCCCGGCTGTTCCATGCCGGCTGCCATCAGGGCCTCCGAGGAGACACCGTGGGGTTGGTGTTCCAGCGGGCCCGAAAGTGA
- a CDS encoding DUF547 domain-containing protein, with amino-acid sequence MVELSTWDALLRTYVDGAGLVDYRAWQAEQPRTLADWLARQSAITRGRQDHLAHWINLYNAFTIQAVLERYPIASIRPSLLGMPNWLGFLRFFTQPVHRLGAQNFSLAQIENQRLRQQGKDPRIHFAIVCASLGCPLLRAEAYTPERVEQQLQHDLLRFVNNPAKVRLDAEAGVLHCSRIFQWYRGDFLAQAPSIAAWILPHLQGVTAPNKPPRLAYLPYDWSLNQRTSA; translated from the coding sequence ATGGTCGAACTCTCCACCTGGGATGCTCTGCTGCGCACCTACGTGGATGGGGCCGGCCTGGTGGATTACCGGGCCTGGCAGGCGGAGCAGCCCCGCACCCTCGCCGATTGGCTGGCGCGGCAATCGGCGATCACCCGCGGCCGCCAGGATCACCTGGCCCACTGGATCAACCTCTACAACGCCTTCACGATCCAGGCGGTGCTGGAGCGCTACCCGATCGCCTCGATCCGCCCCAGCCTGCTGGGCATGCCGAACTGGCTCGGCTTCCTCCGGTTCTTCACGCAGCCCGTGCATCGCCTCGGCGCGCAGAACTTCAGCCTGGCCCAGATCGAGAATCAGAGGCTGCGGCAACAGGGCAAAGACCCCCGCATCCACTTTGCGATCGTGTGCGCCTCGCTCGGCTGTCCGCTGCTGCGGGCCGAGGCCTACACCCCGGAGCGGGTGGAGCAGCAGCTCCAGCACGACCTGCTCCGCTTCGTGAACAACCCCGCCAAGGTGCGCCTCGATGCGGAGGCCGGCGTGCTGCACTGCAGCCGCATCTTCCAGTGGTACCGGGGCGACTTTCTGGCCCAGGCCCCCTCGATCGCGGCCTGGATCCTGCCCCACCTGCAGGGCGTCACTGCGCCCAACAAACCGCCACGGCTGGCCTATCTCCCCTACGACTGGAGCCTCAATCAGCGGACATCGGCGTAG
- a CDS encoding alpha/beta fold hydrolase — translation MANPSITASTPLLLIHPIGVGLSSRFWDRFIRCWQASDPSAELLAPDLLGCGAAPCPEQPLTPEDWANPLLSLLRERGSQPVVLVSQGASLPIALAIQAQAPELVSALVAISPPGWRVLHEEFPQERARTLWRLLFSGSIGNLFYRYARRRSFLRSFSQKNLFARAEDVDAEWLDTLAEGSRSMASRWAVFSFLAGFWRRNWEPQLTQLSIPVLVIFGQAATGIGQSRYWDDLNERLDTYRRQLPQATISTIHGKNVLPFESTEDCVACVRQWLSSLG, via the coding sequence TTGGCCAACCCCTCCATCACAGCATCGACGCCGCTGCTGCTGATTCATCCGATCGGCGTGGGCCTCTCCTCCAGGTTCTGGGATCGCTTCATCCGGTGCTGGCAGGCCAGCGATCCCTCGGCTGAGCTTCTGGCGCCGGATCTGCTCGGTTGCGGTGCTGCTCCCTGCCCGGAGCAACCCCTCACCCCGGAGGACTGGGCCAACCCCTTGCTCAGCCTGTTGCGTGAGCGGGGCTCGCAGCCGGTGGTTCTGGTGAGTCAGGGGGCCTCCCTGCCGATTGCGCTGGCGATCCAGGCCCAGGCACCTGAGCTGGTGAGCGCCCTGGTGGCGATCAGTCCCCCGGGCTGGCGCGTTCTGCATGAGGAATTCCCGCAGGAGAGGGCCCGCACCCTCTGGCGACTGCTGTTCAGCGGATCGATCGGGAATCTCTTCTATCGCTACGCCCGCCGCCGCAGCTTTCTGCGTTCGTTTTCGCAGAAGAACCTCTTCGCCCGCGCCGAGGACGTCGATGCCGAATGGCTGGACACCCTGGCGGAGGGATCCCGCTCGATGGCCAGCCGCTGGGCCGTGTTCTCCTTCCTTGCCGGCTTCTGGCGGCGGAACTGGGAGCCGCAGCTCACGCAGCTCTCCATCCCCGTGCTGGTGATCTTCGGGCAGGCAGCCACAGGGATCGGGCAATCGCGGTACTGGGACGATCTGAACGAACGGCTGGACACCTATCGCCGCCAATTGCCGCAGGCCACGATCAGCACCATTCACGGCAAGAACGTGCTCCCGTTTGAATCCACGGAGGACTGCGTCGCCTGCGTGCGCCAATGGCTGTCCAGCCTTGGCTGA
- a CDS encoding amidase, whose amino-acid sequence MSIDLATCSITELQAAFAQGTCTALAACRACLERIAALDAAGPTLRAVIEINPDAEAIAAALDRERQESGPRGPLHGVPVLVKDSLDTADRMMTTAGSLALVGNIAPRDAAVVARLRQAGAVLLGKTNMSEWGYMRSTRACSGWSSRGGQVRNPYVLDRSPLGSSSGSAVAVAAGLCTAAIGAEVDGSIVRPASSNAVVGLKPTVGLISRAGGIGVAEPQDTAGPMARSVADVALLLNALASRDPNDPATDAADEHRPPDYGAFLDPAALQGARLGVARECFGQHEGTDAVIEQAIAQLRDLGAEIIDPVRASALPFFGELELELFLYGLKDSLNRYLHSHPLAPVRSLEELIRFNRDHAAEVMPFFQQEFLEQAQTKGDPGDTACRQVMAELRRLSRTDGIDRALREHRLDALIAPTEGSPPFVIDPLVGDHILPGGCSTPPAVAGYPHISVPAGFVHGLPVGLSFFAGSWQEGKLLGYAFAFEQATRHRQPPRFLPTLGADRPQRGSL is encoded by the coding sequence ATGAGCATCGACCTGGCGACGTGCAGCATCACCGAGCTCCAGGCCGCCTTCGCGCAGGGCACCTGCACAGCCCTGGCGGCATGCCGGGCCTGCCTCGAGCGGATCGCGGCGCTCGATGCCGCGGGGCCCACGCTGCGCGCGGTGATCGAGATCAATCCCGACGCCGAGGCGATCGCCGCCGCCCTGGATCGGGAGCGCCAGGAGAGCGGCCCCCGCGGCCCGCTGCATGGGGTGCCTGTGCTGGTGAAGGACAGCCTCGACACCGCCGACCGGATGATGACCACGGCGGGCTCCCTCGCCCTGGTGGGCAACATCGCGCCGCGGGATGCGGCCGTGGTAGCCCGCCTGCGCCAGGCCGGTGCCGTGCTGCTCGGCAAGACCAACATGAGCGAGTGGGGCTACATGCGCTCCACCCGCGCCTGCAGCGGCTGGAGCAGCCGCGGCGGCCAGGTGCGCAATCCCTACGTGCTCGACCGCAGTCCGCTGGGCTCCAGCTCCGGCTCGGCCGTGGCGGTGGCGGCGGGTTTGTGCACGGCGGCCATCGGTGCGGAGGTAGATGGCTCGATCGTGCGGCCGGCCTCCAGCAACGCCGTGGTGGGGCTCAAGCCCACCGTGGGCCTGATCAGCCGCGCCGGGGGGATCGGTGTGGCCGAGCCCCAGGACACCGCGGGGCCGATGGCGCGCAGCGTGGCCGATGTGGCCCTGCTGCTCAATGCGCTGGCCAGCCGCGACCCCAACGACCCCGCCACCGACGCCGCCGATGAGCACCGCCCCCCGGACTACGGCGCCTTCCTCGACCCGGCAGCGTTGCAGGGTGCCCGCCTGGGGGTGGCGCGGGAATGCTTCGGCCAGCACGAGGGCACCGATGCGGTGATCGAGCAGGCGATCGCGCAGCTGAGGGACCTCGGCGCCGAGATCATCGATCCGGTGCGCGCCAGTGCGCTGCCCTTCTTCGGCGAGCTGGAGCTGGAACTCTTCCTCTACGGCCTCAAGGACAGCCTCAACCGCTATCTCCACAGCCATCCTCTGGCACCGGTGCGCTCGCTGGAGGAGCTGATCCGCTTCAACCGCGACCATGCCGCCGAGGTGATGCCCTTCTTCCAGCAGGAGTTCCTGGAGCAGGCGCAGACCAAGGGCGACCCAGGCGACACCGCCTGCCGCCAGGTGATGGCGGAGCTGCGCCGGCTGAGCCGCACCGATGGCATCGACCGGGCCCTGCGCGAGCACCGGCTCGACGCGCTGATCGCCCCCACCGAGGGCTCGCCGCCCTTCGTGATCGATCCGCTGGTGGGCGATCACATCCTTCCGGGCGGCTGCTCCACGCCGCCCGCGGTGGCCGGCTACCCCCACATCTCCGTTCCCGCCGGCTTCGTGCACGGTCTGCCGGTGGGGCTCTCATTCTTCGCCGGGTCCTGGCAGGAGGGCAAGCTCCTCGGCTACGCCTTTGCCTTCGAGCAGGCCACCCGGCACCGCCAGCCGCCCCGCTTCCTGCCCACCCTGGGGGCCGATCGACCTCAGCGCGGATCCTTGTAG
- a CDS encoding MFS transporter: MLALMVVCFVDVMGQGLAFPIFDTLLLKAGSGFLPAATSRSQAQVVYSIAIGTFFLTWLFGSIYVARLSDSIGRKRGILICLLGAFAGYALAAAAIPLRSYPLLVASRAITGFTAGTQPIAAAAMIDLARSEAESTSNLGLANVGVSGGLVIGPIIGGVFSDPALLGTWASPTLPFVVGGGLCLVALVFIALSFRDARQALAPLRLSPLEVWRLLARGLERRAVLRVTAVYFPYMLCFMGFYVFSADSLTARFGYGTQAASLAMFLLGTGLALASGLLVEPLNARLAPRALLGWVALLLCGVIAAFVAVPSGPLALALLLPAGALHGIGYPTLLAVLTMWQRQQRPGKAGA, translated from the coding sequence GTGCTCGCCCTGATGGTGGTGTGCTTCGTGGATGTGATGGGCCAGGGTCTGGCCTTCCCGATCTTTGACACGCTGCTGCTCAAGGCCGGCTCGGGGTTTCTGCCGGCGGCCACCTCCCGATCCCAGGCGCAGGTGGTCTACAGCATCGCCATCGGCACCTTCTTCCTCACCTGGCTGTTCGGCTCGATCTACGTGGCCCGCCTCTCGGACAGCATCGGCCGCAAACGGGGCATCCTGATCTGCCTGCTGGGCGCCTTCGCCGGCTACGCCCTGGCCGCCGCCGCGATCCCCCTGCGCAGCTACCCGTTGCTGGTGGCGTCGCGCGCCATCACCGGCTTCACGGCCGGCACCCAACCGATCGCGGCGGCGGCGATGATCGACCTGGCCCGCAGCGAGGCAGAGAGCACCAGCAACCTCGGCCTGGCCAACGTGGGCGTGAGCGGCGGCCTGGTGATCGGCCCGATCATCGGCGGGGTGTTCTCCGATCCGGCACTCCTGGGGACCTGGGCCTCGCCCACCCTGCCGTTCGTGGTGGGTGGTGGGCTCTGCCTGGTGGCGCTGGTGTTCATCGCCCTCAGCTTCCGCGATGCCCGCCAGGCCCTGGCGCCGCTGCGGCTCAGCCCGCTGGAGGTGTGGCGGTTGCTCGCCCGCGGCCTGGAGCGGCGCGCCGTGCTGCGGGTCACCGCCGTCTACTTCCCCTACATGCTCTGCTTCATGGGGTTCTACGTGTTCTCCGCCGACAGCCTCACGGCACGCTTCGGCTACGGCACCCAGGCGGCCAGCCTGGCCATGTTCCTGCTGGGCACCGGCCTCGCCCTGGCGAGCGGCCTGCTGGTGGAGCCGCTCAACGCCCGCCTGGCGCCCCGCGCGCTGCTGGGGTGGGTGGCGCTGCTGCTGTGCGGCGTGATCGCGGCCTTCGTGGCGGTGCCGTCGGGCCCGCTGGCCCTGGCCCTGCTGCTGCCGGCGGGTGCCCTGCACGGGATCGGTTATCCCACGCTGCTGGCGGTCCTCACGATGTGGCAGCGCCAGCAGCGGCCTGGCAAAGCCGGGGCCTGA
- a CDS encoding SMP-30/gluconolactonase/LRE family protein, protein MHYPDPAIEVVAPAFQRYVLPNAAVERIHTGARWTEGPVWFGDGRYLLWSDIPNNRILRWCEDSEQVSVFRSPSDYANGHTRDRQGRLISCEHASRRLTRTEHDGSLTVLMDHFQGRRLNAPNDVVVHPDGCIWFSDPGYGILVNYEGNRAEFELPANVYRLDPDTGEAGVVAEAIEKPNGLCFSPDYSRLYVTDTGASHKPGHPRRILVYDVIEGARLANGRVFCDMGPAMADGLTCDLDGNVWASSGWADPTLDGVAVFSPAGELIGRIHLPEVSSNLCFGGRRRNRLFITAGQSVYAVYVEAQGLPFP, encoded by the coding sequence GTGCACTACCCGGACCCGGCCATCGAGGTGGTCGCGCCGGCCTTTCAGCGCTACGTGCTCCCCAATGCCGCCGTGGAGCGGATCCACACCGGTGCCCGCTGGACGGAGGGGCCGGTGTGGTTCGGCGATGGCCGCTACCTCCTGTGGAGCGACATCCCCAACAACCGGATCCTGCGTTGGTGTGAAGACTCGGAACAGGTCAGTGTGTTCCGCAGTCCGTCGGACTACGCCAACGGCCACACCCGTGACCGCCAGGGCCGGCTGATCAGCTGCGAGCACGCCAGCCGGCGGCTGACCCGCACCGAGCACGACGGCTCGCTCACCGTGCTGATGGATCACTTCCAGGGCCGGCGGCTGAACGCCCCCAACGACGTGGTGGTGCACCCCGATGGCTGCATCTGGTTCAGCGATCCGGGCTACGGCATCCTCGTGAACTACGAGGGGAACCGGGCCGAGTTCGAGCTGCCCGCCAACGTCTACCGCCTCGATCCGGACACCGGCGAGGCCGGCGTGGTGGCCGAGGCGATCGAGAAACCCAACGGGCTCTGCTTCTCGCCGGACTACAGCCGGCTGTACGTCACCGATACGGGGGCCTCGCACAAGCCGGGCCACCCGCGCCGGATCCTCGTGTACGACGTGATCGAGGGGGCGCGGCTGGCCAACGGGCGGGTGTTCTGTGACATGGGGCCGGCCATGGCCGATGGCCTCACCTGCGATCTGGATGGCAATGTGTGGGCGAGTTCGGGCTGGGCCGATCCCACCCTCGATGGCGTGGCGGTGTTCTCCCCGGCAGGCGAGCTGATCGGCCGCATCCACCTGCCGGAGGTGTCCTCCAATCTCTGCTTCGGCGGGCGCCGGCGCAACCGGCTGTTCATCACGGCCGGGCAGTCGGTGTATGCGGTTTACGTGGAGGCCCAGGGCCTGCCGTTTCCCTAG